The nucleotide sequence GGTGAGGAGCAGGGTGCGGGAGCGCCCGAGAACGGCGGCGACGGCCTCGGTCGCTCCCGCGGTACGGGGCTCCCAGACGGTGCCGAACCCCCGCGCCGGATAGGCGAGCTGGGGCGGGTCGGGCGCGACGGAGCGGGTGAGGACCCGGGGCCAGGCGAAGACGGAGGGGACGAGGAGCAGGCCGGACCCGGCCTCGTCGCGGCTCAGCGAGCAATGCCGCCGTACGAGCAGCAGGGTGCCGTCGTCCCACCGTACGGTTTCGTGCAGGTCGCTCAGGACCCGCGCGGAACCGTGCTCGGCGACCTGCCGCGCCCGATGGAAGACATCGGCTTCGAGGACGTGCTGGATGCGGGCCCAGTAGGGGGCGAGGGCCAGCTCCCAGTAGGTCTCGATCTCGTCGGCGACCTTGAGCAGGGCGGCAGGGGTGTCCTCGTGCAGCATGCGCAGAAGCTCGCCCGCGGCCCCCTCCCTCGGCAGCTTCTGGAGCTTCTGGAGATCGTCGCGGACCTGGTCGGCGGGGGTGCGGCGGAGGGCGTCGAGTTCGGAGTCGAGGGTGGGGAAGGGCCCGGAGGGGGTGGGGTTGAGGAAGTCCGCGAGGTAGCCGTGCGGGGGAACGAGCGCGGCGAGCCAGCCGCGGTCGAGGCCGGCCCGCACGATCCGGGGCCGGACCTGCGCGACCCAGCGCTGATGGGGTGCGGAGTCGGGCCGGCCGGTGAGGACGCGGTAGCTGGTGACGACCTCCCACAGGGGGGAGACGGCGAAGCGGGTCTGAGCGAGGTCGGCGGCGGAGAAGCTGAGCCCGGAGTCCACGAGGCGGTGTCCTAGGTGCGGGGTGGGTGCGAACGGCTGATTTGGATTCGTTCTGAGCTTAATGAATGGAGGGTGGGGAGGGGCGGGCCCCAAGCTCCAGACATGCCGTCGAACGAATCCCCCCAGCAGCCGACACCGCCCTCTCCTTCCACCCCTGATCCCGCTCCCGCCCGCTCATCGACCTCCCGCCTGGTCCCGTCCTCGTTCCGGGACCTGCCGTCCGTGGTCTGGACGATCTTCGCGGGAACGATCATCAACAGGCTGGGCTATCTCGTCACGCCGTTCCTGGTCTTCTTCCTCGCCTCACGCGGGGTGACCGGCTCCGACACTTCGTACGTCCTCGGTGCCCTCGGTGCCGGCAACCTCCTCGGCCCTGCCGTAGGCGGCATCCTGGCCGACCGCATCGGGCGCCGCCCGACGATGCTGATCGGCCTGATCGGGGCCTCGGCGGCGCAGGGCGCACTGTTCCTCGCGCCTGGCGTGTGGACGATGGCCGCGGCGGCGCTGCTGATCAGCGCGGCGGGCAGCACGGTCTCCCCGGCGGCGTACGCCCTGCTCGCGGACGCCGTGGACAGCGAGCGCCGCCAGCGTGCGTACGCCCTGTTCGGCTGGGGAGTGAACATCGGGACGGCCGTGGCGGGCATCCTCGGCGGCTACCTCGCCGCGCACGGCTACTGGCTGCTGTTCGCCGTCGACGCGGGCTCGATGCTCGTGTACGCCTTGGTCGTCGCGGTCCGCCTGCCGGAACCGCGACGTACGGCGAGCCCGCGGAAGACGAGCGGGAGGAAGGACGGCATCGGGTACGGAGTGGTCCTCCGCGACCGCCTGGCGCTGATCCTGCTGCCGCTGTTCGGGATCCAGTTGTTCGTGTACTCGCTGACCGAGGTCGCCCTGCCGCTCGCGATCCACGACAGCGGGCTGTCGCCTGCGGTGTACGGGGCGATGGCGGCGGTGAACGCGATCCTGGTGGTGGCACTCCAGCCCTTCGCGACGGCCTGGCTGGCCCGCTTCCCGCAACTGGCCGTACAGGGCGCGGGCGGCACACTGATCGCGGCCGGCGTCGCGCTCACGGGCGTGGCGGACGGAATCGCCGGCTACACGGTGTCGGTCGTGGTCTGGTCGCTGGGCGAGGTCGTGGTCGCGGGCATCGCGGCAGGCGTGGTGGCCAACCTGGCCCCGGCCCACGCCCGGGGCCGCTACCAGGGCGCCTACAGCTGGACCTGGGGCACGGCCCGCTTCGCGGCCCTCACCCTGGGCGTGGCCGTCTACACGACCCTGGGCCCGTCGGTCCTCTGGTGGACGGCCCTGGTGGCGGGCACGACGACCGCGGTGGCGACGGTGGCCCTGACGCCCCGGGTGACGGCCCGCACGGCCCACGAACTGGCGGTATGAACGCCGCGGGTCACTTCCCCTCGGCGAGGGTGTGGGCGACGAGCGCGTTGGCGTGCCCGTGCCCCAGCCCGTACTCGTCCTTCAGCCAGGAGACCAGCTCCATGTGCTTGGCGAGCGGCGAGGCCCGGATGAGCCCCTGCCACTCGGAGACGGGCCGGCCGTACTTCTTCTCGATGGAGGGGAAGTAACTGGCGGGACCCTTGACGACGTTCTCGGACATGGCTGATCTCCTGTCAGGCGAAGCGAACAACGACACTAAGACCCTCGCCACCCCAAAAACTCATCGCCCGCGCGCGACCCGCCTTCAATCCCGCCGAATGTGCTCAGGATCGATGTGCCGCCGCACCATGGGCACGGAGGCGAGAGCGGCGGCGAGGAGCACGCCGAGGGCGCAGACGAAGAGCAGGGGAAGCCCCTCCCAGTCCCAGTGCACCGCACCACCGCCGGTGATCAGATAACTGGACTCGGCAAGCCACCCCGCCACGATGGCCGCCCCCAGCCCCACGCCAAGCGGCAACAACACCTGCAGAACCTGCACCACCCGCAACGTCCCAGCCCGAGCCCCCAACAACGCGAGCGCAGTCACCTGCCCCCGCCGCTCCATGGCCCGATCAGCCACAGACACAACAAACGCGGCCACCCCGATGACCAACCCGAGCACCATCCCGACGACCAACAGACTCCGGATGACGGTGAGCTGAGCGAGCGAGTCGATGACAATCCCCACCGGCTCCACAGCCGAGGTAGGCGCCACGGCCCCGACACCGTCGAGGACGGCACGGATGGTGGCGGGGTCGGAGTCGCTGAGGAGAACCAGGTGGCCATCCTTGATGAATGTCCCGCGAGGAACCCTTGAAGGGGGAATGAGGAGGCTCGGGCCTGCGAATTCGGATGGTTGAAATGCTCGAATCGAGACAGCGGCTGAAGGGACGCTGACCTCCAGAATTCCGCCGCTGCTCAGTAGGAATGGGAATTTTCTGCCAGGGCGGGCATCCTCATCAATCAGAAGTGCCGGATCGTTGATCCTTAGAACCTCGTTGTCGACGCACCCCCGCATGCTTTCAGTAAAGGCAGCAAGTTGGGCACACGTCGCAACGACGGCTTGTACAGCGGGCACATCTTCTTCCAGAGTGTGCACCCATGAGGACGCGGCCATTCCGGTTGCATCCACTCCGTCAACAGCGGTCATTTGTTCGCGCTGCTGAGAGCTCAGATCGGCCAGCGGAATGCTGTACTCCTGGACCGGAGCAGTGCGCCGACTCACCTGGTCCAACTCGATGAGCACGCCTTGGGTCAGGGATGCACCAAACATGAGTAGAACGAGGCCAGTAGCCACTCGCAAAGAACTGCCGGGATCCACCTCCGTGCGCCTCATGGCTAGCACCAATGGAAGCTTCTCCGCAGTCCCAGCCACCCGCTGAGCGATCCATGCTGTGATCGGCGTCAGCCCTAGGACGAGTCCCGCCCCAGTCAGCAGCACGGCAGCAGGTACTAGCACGGCGCTAGCTGATCCGCCCGAAGGGTCTCCTCCGGCCGCACTGAGAATGCAATACCCGCCGATGACTCCCAATCCAGGAACCAGCAGCAGCGATCCGTACTTCCGGGGCCGTCGACGCTCCGCTGTGCGTCGCACACTGATGGGGGACCGTGCCGCTTGACGAGCACCATGTCGTCCTACGAACC is from Streptomyces venezuelae ATCC 10712 and encodes:
- a CDS encoding ArsR/SmtB family transcription factor, whose protein sequence is MDSGLSFSAADLAQTRFAVSPLWEVVTSYRVLTGRPDSAPHQRWVAQVRPRIVRAGLDRGWLAALVPPHGYLADFLNPTPSGPFPTLDSELDALRRTPADQVRDDLQKLQKLPREGAAGELLRMLHEDTPAALLKVADEIETYWELALAPYWARIQHVLEADVFHRARQVAEHGSARVLSDLHETVRWDDGTLLLVRRHCSLSRDEAGSGLLLVPSVFAWPRVLTRSVAPDPPQLAYPARGFGTVWEPRTAGATEAVAAVLGRSRTLLLTELDTPASTTQLAAHCGLSPAGVSQHLIALRNAGLVTAHRSGRSVLYARTAVADQLLNP
- a CDS encoding FtsX-like permease family protein → MNTFVLGMRLLWGSGRRGRVRFLLMAMGSALGVACLAAVLTIPSILAAHDARTAARQPWPGEGRFVYLQLSDPFGSQPLRRVFVARTEPGPSLAAPGVKRLPEAGEVVISPKLEEILASNPQVAGLVPGRVTATIAPEGLGGPDDLYAYIGTRATELPDAAPLGGFGRRYSSQKIIDSGTLDILRFTLGCIVLLPLVVFLSVCARLSGESRARRLAALRLVGLSMKDTLRVNAGESVAAAFSGALLGTVAYLGINEIGARVGLPGLQWYPADGWPELPTLAACLLGCPALAWFVGRHGARQAARSPISVRRTAERRRPRKYGSLLLVPGLGVIGGYCILSAAGGDPSGGSASAVLVPAAVLLTGAGLVLGLTPITAWIAQRVAGTAEKLPLVLAMRRTEVDPGSSLRVATGLVLLMFGASLTQGVLIELDQVSRRTAPVQEYSIPLADLSSQQREQMTAVDGVDATGMAASSWVHTLEEDVPAVQAVVATCAQLAAFTESMRGCVDNEVLRINDPALLIDEDARPGRKFPFLLSSGGILEVSVPSAAVSIRAFQPSEFAGPSLLIPPSRVPRGTFIKDGHLVLLSDSDPATIRAVLDGVGAVAPTSAVEPVGIVIDSLAQLTVIRSLLVVGMVLGLVIGVAAFVVSVADRAMERRGQVTALALLGARAGTLRVVQVLQVLLPLGVGLGAAIVAGWLAESSYLITGGGAVHWDWEGLPLLFVCALGVLLAAALASVPMVRRHIDPEHIRRD
- a CDS encoding DUF4287 domain-containing protein, coding for MSENVVKGPASYFPSIEKKYGRPVSEWQGLIRASPLAKHMELVSWLKDEYGLGHGHANALVAHTLAEGK
- a CDS encoding MDR family MFS transporter produces the protein MPSNESPQQPTPPSPSTPDPAPARSSTSRLVPSSFRDLPSVVWTIFAGTIINRLGYLVTPFLVFFLASRGVTGSDTSYVLGALGAGNLLGPAVGGILADRIGRRPTMLIGLIGASAAQGALFLAPGVWTMAAAALLISAAGSTVSPAAYALLADAVDSERRQRAYALFGWGVNIGTAVAGILGGYLAAHGYWLLFAVDAGSMLVYALVVAVRLPEPRRTASPRKTSGRKDGIGYGVVLRDRLALILLPLFGIQLFVYSLTEVALPLAIHDSGLSPAVYGAMAAVNAILVVALQPFATAWLARFPQLAVQGAGGTLIAAGVALTGVADGIAGYTVSVVVWSLGEVVVAGIAAGVVANLAPAHARGRYQGAYSWTWGTARFAALTLGVAVYTTLGPSVLWWTALVAGTTTAVATVALTPRVTARTAHELAV